One part of the Hydra vulgaris chromosome 01, alternate assembly HydraT2T_AEP genome encodes these proteins:
- the LOC100205362 gene encoding transcription factor RFX4 isoform X3: MENPCKNFTFSKLQSPVTTQCLNENYEMLEGVSLPRIALYNHYLDFCNSTNVTPVNAASFGKIIRSTFPELKTRRLGTRGKSKYHYFGICVKKTSVYYDQTISFNHLKVQSTLTETSKKNDSKSDIIEPSRDHENLLLSNGALLPPFPSFDSVIVEDDSTLDKVKTLLIMYRAHCQRILDTIFRANFAEVQNFLIHFWHGMPPHIAVVLSNKNVIELIKCCDVILYKAISSVLIPTSLQPLPSSLSQAIQHFAKQLPIYLEMALYHLPHDLQIKKISVANIFTQSLLRQTSLSHLAQASKTVLHNNEHLSQMIADIRTIKSDDICKYVVFISREKVERDIRIVEKLFSEFDNLFERQATIEEYTFWISSVVSRYVTKPSESIAKFQSLAQEFLLKWTYVTSKIIQELTLRSAKSFGSFHLVLMFFNDYIFYLIESHTDINEVRNMKKCQPQHSIQHSMQNNNNISPYSRLRHSLVLQRSPLLLGNTASYSIPCSESYPQFIFEEPNRYNEINFEENSYLDFDYCNDSINMPDSNQSDQHYADSNQSDQHYAAFKIAQDLQEKTKSLFGISGKLIPRVEFYS; encoded by the exons ttagtaAACTGCAATCACCGGTCACTACACAGTG tCTGAATGAAAACTATGAAATGTTAGAGGGGGTATCTTTACCACGTATAGCTCTTTACAATCATTATTTAGACTTTTGTAACAGTACTAATGTCACACCAGTTAATGCAGCTAGTTTTGGAAAG ATAATCAGAAGTACATTTCCTGAGTTAAAAACACGACGATTGGGTACACGCGGAAAATCGAAGTATCATTATTTTGGAATATGCGTTAAAAAAACATCTGTATATTATGACCAAACTATTTCATTCAATCATTTGAAGGTTCAGTCTACTCTAAcggaaacatcaaaaaaaaat GATTCAAAGTCTGACATAATTGAACCATCAAGAGACCatgaaaatcttttattatccAATGGAGCTTTGTTACCACCATTTCCATCTTTTGATTCAGTTATTGTTGAAGACGATTCCACTCTTGATAAG GTAAAAACTCTTCTGATCATGTACAGAGCTCACTGTCAAAGAATTTTGGATACAATATTCAGAGCTAATTTTGCagag GTACAGAATTTTTTGATCCATTTTTGGCACGGAATGCCGCCACATATTGCTGTTGTTCTATCTAATAAAAATGTGATTGAATTGATCAAATGCTGTGATGTCATTCTTTACAAG gcAATAAGCAGTGTATTAATTCCAACAAGTTTGCAGCCATTACCATCCAGTCTCAGTCAAGCGATACAACATTTTGCAAAACAATTACCAATATATTTAGAAATGGCGTTGTACCATCTACCTCACGAtctgcaaattaaaaaaatatctg ttgcaaatatttttacacaatCTTTACTTCGTCAGACATCTCTTTCTCATCTGGCGCAAGCTTCAAAAACCGTTCTCCACAACAACGAACATCTTTCCCAAATGATTGCTGATATTCGAACAATAAAAAGCGACGATATTTGTAAATATGTCGTATTTATTTCTCGAGAGAAAGTGGAAAGAGATATCAGAATTGTCGAAAAAT tgTTTAgtgaatttgacaatttatttgaaagacAAGCTACAATAGAAGAGTATACTTTCTGGATCTCATCGGTTGTGTCAAGATACGTTACTAAA cCAAGTGAGAGTATTGCAAAATTTCAATCACTTGCacaagaatttcttttaaaatggaCATACGTTACATCTAAAATTATTCAAGAGCTAACCTTAAGAAGTGCAAAGAGTTTTG GTTCATTTCACTTGGTTCTAATGTTTTTCAACGATTACATATTTTACTTGATTGAATCGCATACTGATATTAATGAAGTGAGAAATATGAAGAAATGTCAAC CGCAACATAGCATACAACATAGTAtgcaaaataacaacaatatctCGCCTTATTCTCGATTACGACATTCTTTAGTTTTACAAAGAAGCCCTTTACTGCTAGGTAATACCGCTAGCTATTCAATTCCTTGTTCTGAATCCTATCCACAGTTTATATTTGAAGAACCTAATAGATATAACGAAATCAACTTTGAGGAAAACTCATACCTAGACTTTGATTACTGTAATGATTCGATAAATATGCCAGATAGCAACCAATCAGACCAACACTACGCAGATAGCAACCAATCAGACCAACACTACGCAGCCTTTAAAATCGCACAGGATTTGCAGGAAAAAACTAAATCTCTATTTGGCATTTCCGGCAAGTTAATTCCTAGAGTAGAATTTTATAGTTGA
- the LOC100205362 gene encoding regulatory factor X 4 isoform X4 encodes MENPCKNFTFSKLQSPVTTQCLNENYEMLEGVSLPRIALYNHYLDFCNSTNVTPVNAASFGKIIRSTFPELKTRRLGTRGKSKYHYFGICVKKTSVYYDQTISFNHLKVQSTLTETSKKNDSKSDIIEPSRDHENLLLSNGALLPPFPSFDSVIVEDDSTLDKVKTLLIMYRAHCQRILDTIFRANFAEVQNFLIHFWHGMPPHIAVVLSNKNVIELIKCCDVILYKAISSVLIPTSLQPLPSSLSQAIQHFAKQLPIYLEMALYHLPHDLQIKKISVANIFTQSLLRQTSLSHLAQASKTVLHNNEHLSQMIADIRTIKSDDILFSEFDNLFERQATIEEYTFWISSVVSRYVTKPSESIAKFQSLAQEFLLKWTYVTSKIIQELTLRSAKSFGSFHLVLMFFNDYIFYLIESHTDINEVRNMKKCQPQHSIQHSMQNNNNISPYSRLRHSLVLQRSPLLLGNTASYSIPCSESYPQFIFEEPNRYNEINFEENSYLDFDYCNDSINMPDSNQSDQHYADSNQSDQHYAAFKIAQDLQEKTKSLFGISGKLIPRVEFYS; translated from the exons ttagtaAACTGCAATCACCGGTCACTACACAGTG tCTGAATGAAAACTATGAAATGTTAGAGGGGGTATCTTTACCACGTATAGCTCTTTACAATCATTATTTAGACTTTTGTAACAGTACTAATGTCACACCAGTTAATGCAGCTAGTTTTGGAAAG ATAATCAGAAGTACATTTCCTGAGTTAAAAACACGACGATTGGGTACACGCGGAAAATCGAAGTATCATTATTTTGGAATATGCGTTAAAAAAACATCTGTATATTATGACCAAACTATTTCATTCAATCATTTGAAGGTTCAGTCTACTCTAAcggaaacatcaaaaaaaaat GATTCAAAGTCTGACATAATTGAACCATCAAGAGACCatgaaaatcttttattatccAATGGAGCTTTGTTACCACCATTTCCATCTTTTGATTCAGTTATTGTTGAAGACGATTCCACTCTTGATAAG GTAAAAACTCTTCTGATCATGTACAGAGCTCACTGTCAAAGAATTTTGGATACAATATTCAGAGCTAATTTTGCagag GTACAGAATTTTTTGATCCATTTTTGGCACGGAATGCCGCCACATATTGCTGTTGTTCTATCTAATAAAAATGTGATTGAATTGATCAAATGCTGTGATGTCATTCTTTACAAG gcAATAAGCAGTGTATTAATTCCAACAAGTTTGCAGCCATTACCATCCAGTCTCAGTCAAGCGATACAACATTTTGCAAAACAATTACCAATATATTTAGAAATGGCGTTGTACCATCTACCTCACGAtctgcaaattaaaaaaatatctg ttgcaaatatttttacacaatCTTTACTTCGTCAGACATCTCTTTCTCATCTGGCGCAAGCTTCAAAAACCGTTCTCCACAACAACGAACATCTTTCCCAAATGATTGCTGATATTCGAACAATAAAAAGCGACGATATTT tgTTTAgtgaatttgacaatttatttgaaagacAAGCTACAATAGAAGAGTATACTTTCTGGATCTCATCGGTTGTGTCAAGATACGTTACTAAA cCAAGTGAGAGTATTGCAAAATTTCAATCACTTGCacaagaatttcttttaaaatggaCATACGTTACATCTAAAATTATTCAAGAGCTAACCTTAAGAAGTGCAAAGAGTTTTG GTTCATTTCACTTGGTTCTAATGTTTTTCAACGATTACATATTTTACTTGATTGAATCGCATACTGATATTAATGAAGTGAGAAATATGAAGAAATGTCAAC CGCAACATAGCATACAACATAGTAtgcaaaataacaacaatatctCGCCTTATTCTCGATTACGACATTCTTTAGTTTTACAAAGAAGCCCTTTACTGCTAGGTAATACCGCTAGCTATTCAATTCCTTGTTCTGAATCCTATCCACAGTTTATATTTGAAGAACCTAATAGATATAACGAAATCAACTTTGAGGAAAACTCATACCTAGACTTTGATTACTGTAATGATTCGATAAATATGCCAGATAGCAACCAATCAGACCAACACTACGCAGATAGCAACCAATCAGACCAACACTACGCAGCCTTTAAAATCGCACAGGATTTGCAGGAAAAAACTAAATCTCTATTTGGCATTTCCGGCAAGTTAATTCCTAGAGTAGAATTTTATAGTTGA